The Vicia villosa cultivar HV-30 ecotype Madison, WI linkage group LG1, Vvil1.0, whole genome shotgun sequence genome includes a region encoding these proteins:
- the LOC131643958 gene encoding cytochrome c oxidase subunit 5C-2, with protein sequence MIDDSSLGWLFVCFLNSFDDFVFIRASVFTTFKTRKKMSGPRIAHATLKGPSVVKEIIIGITLGIAAGGLWKMHHWNEQKKTRTFYDLLEKGEISVIAEEE encoded by the exons ATGATAGATGACTCTTCTCTTGGGTGGCTGTTTGTCTGTTTCCTGAACTCATTCGACGATTTCGTCTTCATCCGTGCCTCTG TGTTCACAACCTTTAAGACAAGGAAGAAAATGTCTGGTCCTAGGATTGCTCATGCTACCTTGAAGGGTCCTAGTGTTGTGAAGGAGATAATAATTGGAATAACGCTAGGTATTGCTGCTGGTGGTCTCTGGAAGATGCATCACTGGAATGAACAGAAAAAGACCAGGACCTTCTACGATTTACTGGAAAAGGGTGAGATTAGTGTTATTGCGGAGGAAGAGTAA
- the LOC131643957 gene encoding calvin cycle protein CP12-2, chloroplastic-like: MAATMAGVSLSTPRVIFNRPESLQKSQTIRFAPVFALNQRRTGTVSSGRMVSIRPVQASPDSITGKVEESIKNAEEACAGDATSGECVAAWDEVEELSAAASHARDKNKGSDPLEEYCKENPETDECRTYDN, from the coding sequence ATGGCAGCAACAATGGCTGGTGTGAGTCTTTCAACTCCTAGAGTAATTTTCAACAGACCAGAGTCACTTCAAAAGTCTCAAACCATCAGGTTCGCACCCGTGTTCGCGCTCAACCAAAGGAGAACAGGCACAGTCAGTTCAGGCAGGATGGTAAGCATTCGACCAGTACAGGCATCACCGGACAGCATAACTGGAAAGGTGGAAGAGAGCATAAAGAACGCGGAGGAGGCATGTGCCGGAGACGCCACTAGTGGCGAGTGTGTGGCGGCGTGGGATGAGGTGGAGGAACTGAGCGCGGCTGCAAGCCACGCCAGGGATAAGAATAAGGGGTCGGACCCTCTTGAGGAATACTGCAAGGAAAATCCGGAGACTGATGAGTGTCGCACTTACGATAACTGA
- the LOC131615245 gene encoding uncharacterized protein LOC131615245 — protein sequence MAFSCLCSPKFLAILLLITAIPIGIIISLERAPQPTHVYHYHSNGWFRECAKWDSLNNRFIVSFFEGGIGQIHIPDNQSPGTVFGEETIVKESELAGNASLGLTIDRSRNRVLVVNADVLRNRYGSLVAYDLSTWKRLFLTQLSTPSDGKSFADDVAVDAEGNAYVTDVKGNKIWKVGVDGNVISIITSPLFTPKEWHKTFVGLNGIVYHPDGFLIVIHTFSGNLFKIDLKNGEEVKIIEVIGGPLSFGDGLELLSPDKVVVAGSNPSGRLVESLDGWNTASVVGIFSGPRHRLATAATVKDGKVYLNHIVGIGYPKKKHALVEAVF from the exons ATGGCTTTTTCGTGTCTCTGTTCCCCAAAATTCCTAGCCATACTCCTACTAATCACAGCCATACCCATCGGCATAATCATATCCCTAGAACGAGCCCCACAACCCACTCACGTCTACCACTATCACAGCAACGGTTGGTTCAGAGAATGCGCTAAATGGGATTCCCTCAACAACCGTTTCATAGTCTCTTTCTTTGAAGGCGgcataggtcaaattcacatacCAGATAATCAATCACCGGGAACAGTGTTCGGAGAAGAAACAATCGTGAAAGAATCAGAGCTAGCCGGAAACGCGTCGTTGGGTTTGACGATTGACCGGAGTAGGAATCGGGTTCTGGTAGTAAACGCCGACGTTTTGAGAAATCGTTATGGCTCTCTCGTTGCTTATGATCTTTCAACGTGGAAACGCCTCTTTCTTACTCAACTCTCTACCCCTA GTGATGGAAAATCCTTTGCAGATGATGTTGCGGTTGATGCAGAAGGCAATGCTTATGTGACCGAtgtaaaaggaaataaaatatggAAAGTTGGGGTTGATGGGAATGTTATATCAATCATTACAAGTCCACTCTTTACTCCAAAAGAATGGCACAAAACATTTGTTGGACTCAACGGAATCGTTTACCACCCGGATGGATTCTTGATAGTGATTCATACTTTTAGTGGGAATTTGTTTAAGATTGATTTGAAAAACGGAGAGGAAGTGAAGATCATAGAGGTTATTGGAGGGCCACTTTCTTTTGGTGATGGTTTAGAGTTGTTGTCTCCTGATAAGGTGGTGGTTGCTGGTAGTAATCCTTCAGGGAGATTGGTGGAGAGTTTAGATGGATGGAATACAGCTTCTGTTGTGGGGATATTCTCTGGGCCCAGACATCGTTTGGCTACTGCAGCTACTGTGAAGGATGGGAAAGTGTATCTAAACCATATAGTTGGAATTGGATACCCTAAAAAGAAGCATGCTCTTGTTGAGGCAGTTTTTTAA